A genomic stretch from Chloroflexota bacterium includes:
- a CDS encoding universal stress protein codes for MFKRILTPLDGSQLSEGILPYVRALAPALGARVDLLRMHTEARYELEQLEDTEQASITAALEPLNVRLQHLSEAYLSRIAEGLSGLGVETRILVRYGHPATQIVAEAEKDEDTLIAMSTRGRAGLGRWVMGSVTDRVLHTTLTPLLVVHPERGGPAVDSVAKVGTLIVPLDGSDLAEAVLPIAGGVATATGASVLLTRVLDEPGRSSLNVNELAASGVSEATREEGEAAAYLGEKAENLRKTGAADVHTTVVRGIAAEQIEDLARTTPDSMILACTHGRSGVGRAVMGSVTDRLARHSGHPALVVRARR; via the coding sequence ATGTTCAAGCGAATCTTGACCCCGCTGGACGGATCGCAGCTTTCCGAGGGCATTCTGCCGTACGTGCGCGCGCTGGCTCCGGCACTCGGCGCGCGGGTGGACTTGCTGCGGATGCACACGGAGGCGAGGTACGAACTTGAGCAACTGGAGGACACGGAGCAGGCGTCGATCACGGCGGCGCTTGAGCCATTGAACGTGCGGCTGCAACACCTTTCTGAAGCCTATCTCTCAAGGATTGCCGAGGGTCTGAGCGGTTTGGGTGTGGAGACGAGGATCCTAGTCCGCTACGGGCATCCGGCGACACAGATTGTGGCGGAAGCCGAGAAGGATGAAGACACGCTCATCGCCATGTCGACGCGGGGACGCGCCGGGCTGGGCCGGTGGGTCATGGGAAGCGTCACGGACCGGGTGCTGCACACGACATTGACGCCGCTGCTGGTGGTGCATCCCGAGCGGGGAGGGCCGGCCGTGGACAGTGTCGCCAAGGTGGGGACGCTCATTGTGCCGCTGGACGGTTCCGACCTTGCCGAGGCTGTGTTGCCTATCGCGGGCGGGGTCGCGACGGCGACCGGGGCGAGCGTGCTCCTGACGCGGGTGCTGGACGAACCGGGCAGGTCCTCACTGAACGTGAATGAACTGGCGGCGTCGGGCGTCAGCGAGGCGACGCGGGAGGAAGGCGAAGCGGCGGCGTACCTTGGAGAGAAAGCCGAGAACCTGCGGAAGACCGGCGCCGCAGACGTACACACAACGGTGGTCCGCGGCATTGCGGCGGAGCAGATAGAGGATCTGGCGAGGACGACGCCGGACAGCATGATCCTCGCGTGCACGCATGGCCGGAGCGGGGTGGGCCGAGCGGTGATGGGCAGCGTGACTGACCGGCTGGCGAGGCACTCGGGGCATCCGGCGCTCGTCGTGAGGGCGCGGCGCTAG